The region gacatctgcttcacctccaccaccatcccaaagatgctaTGGAATATCGAGACTCAGAGCAAACTTATAACATTTGAAGGCTGCATCACCCAGGTGTATTTTTTCACACTCTTTGTAGTACTAGACATTTTACTGCTgaccgtgatggcctatgaccgcttcgtggccatctgtcaccccctgcACTACACAGTCATCATGAACTCCCAGCTCTGCGGACTGTTGGTGCTGGTGTCCTGGGTCATCAGCGTCCTGAATTCCTTGTTAGAAAGCTTAATGGTGTTGCATCTGGCTTTCTGCACAGTCTTAGAAAtcccccactttttctgtgaactcaATCAGATGATCCAACTTGCCTGTTCTGACACCTTTCTCAATAACATGGTGATGTATTCTGTAGCTCTACTGCTGGCTGGTGGTCCCCTCACTGGCATCTTTTACTCCTACTCTAAGATACTTTTCTCCATACAAGGAATGTCATCAGCTCAGGGGAAGTATAAAGCATTCTCCACCTGTGCATCTCACCTCGCAGTTGTCTCCTTATTTTATTGTACGGGTTTAGGAGTGTACCTTAGCTCTGCTGTTACCCACAGCTCACACTCAAGTGCAACAGCCTCAGTGATGTATgctgtggtcacacccatgctgaaccccttcatctacagcctgagaaataaagacttaaagAGGGGTCTGAAAACACTCTTTGAAAAGGTGACTGTAAAATGCCCTCTTGTCCTAGGGCCCATGATAGCAGAACTCAAAGCATCAGGTCAGTGTTGTCAGTCTTTGATTAAATTGTGGAAGTAGAGCTTTCTCTCTTCTATTTGgcatttctattttgattttgattttataCAATTTATGTATTTTGTGATATTTCTGACATgcttgatttttccctttttcattttcctactcTCGAAATTACATTTCCAATCTTGGaggtgaaatatttgaaaaatacacacatttatttcaGGAGTCTACATGGATCTCTTAATAATTAtttcctataaaataaaataggccATACtgagtattttttccttttgtttgactAAAAGAAATAGTCATGAGATGTACCATTCCCATAAGTTGGGAAAATGCTTCCTGGCAAACGAATCTGAGACCACGGTTTCTGACTTTGGTGAAAATAGTTCTTTACATATCACTACCTTAATGCTCTCTTTGGTAATTGAAACTTAACACAGTGCTTGTTGTCACTAGTCAAGGGTATTTTTCTCACTAGGTTTTTGGTCTTCTGTATATCCTTGTGTTCACTTGGTCTACCACAGTCATTAGCAATTAGTCATTGGCAATAAAATACAACTCCAAGTGGAATCTACTCTGAAGTTACCTATAAAGGAATAAATAGATATAGTATGGCTTTAGAGTGGACTTTCCAGATGATGCTAGttgtaagaatccacctgccaatgcaggagatgagatgcaggtttgattcctgggtctggaagatcctctggagaagtaaatggcaaaacACTGCAATATtcatacctggaaaatcccatggacagaggagcctggcgggtgaggtccacaggatcacaaagagtaggacatgatagAGGAACGGagcacacaggctctagagtagGGTTAAACCTAAGTGTGGTGAGACAGATATTAAATCTGTGAGAAAGATGCATGTAGCAGCTCATGTATTCATTAACATGTGGACTGTCAATGTTCATTTGCAAGGTGTATTAATTGAGCTGAAGGACTGTAggcatgttttggtttttaataaattattgtcTTGTGTCTGTTTGAaatttccactgtctccacaaAATATGATTCCTCCCATTCCTCAAAATGAAATCTCTTCCACTCCTCAGAATTTTCTCAAAACCACTAAAGGGTAGAAAATGAATGGTATTTATATCAACCATTATATATCATCCTCAAAATTAAAGGATGAGTCCCTGGAAAGCTTGTAATCCTGTTGTGCAAGCATACATATTCTTCCACCCTCTCCACATGATCTCAAAGGGATACCAATAAAGACactgtttcactttttttgtttcatattttatataaaataaaggtgAATAGAAGTGTAGTCACGACAGTTATCTTAATATATCATAATAAATGCTTCAAACAAGCAGAGTGAGACTACTACAATTATGTTAAATTCaattcaattttaatattttatcagttagttgtgaaactgagcaggaccttGTGGGGTCTTCCTAGAGAGAgaccctcctgtgtctccttcatctaGTGTGTTGAGAAGTTTAGTCTGTTAGGTCTTCCCTGAGATCCAAAGAGCAGATTTAATCACAGAAGTGTGAAAATACAGAATCAAATTCTGACTCTATTAGAAGAGGTAAGAAGGATACTGGGTGTCTCAAAAGCAgaagagagggagacaggaaCAGAGAGATTATGTACAGAAATAACAGCTGATAATTTCCCAAGTCTGGGAAAGGAACTGAATGCACACATCCACAGAGGTACTATAATAGGACACATGAATGTTTCAGTGCAAAAGaccttctccaacacacacatattaaaactgtcaaaagtcaatgaaagaaaagactttcctggtgggtcagtaggtaagaatctgcctgccaaggcgggAACAGGtgttgggttgatccctggtctggaaagattccacacgccCCAGAGTCACGAAGCCGGGGCATCGCGATTGCTGAGCCTGTCCTTTGGAGCCCGCGCTCTTCGGCAGGAGAGGTCAGCGGGGTGAGAAGTCCTCCTACCGCAGTGAGGAGTAGCGTCCCCAcctccgcaaccagagaaaggccCCGCAGAGCTATGCGGTCTCGGGGCAGTCAGAaatacagcaaataaataaagacttttttataAAGTCAGTGAAAGAATGCTGCttttatatactaatatatatatatatatatatatatatatatatatatatatataataggcaATCAAGAAGGACCTAGGAAATTAAATACAGGGAAATAAatgcaatatcttgtaataatctatactggaaaaagaatctgaaaaagaatatatatataattttgctgTACAACTGGAACTAAtatgacactgtaaatcaattacatttcaataaaagttattaaaaagagagaacatTAGAggtatccagaaaaaaaaagttagcacCCTGCAAAGATAGCTGCATTGGATTATCAACAAATTCCTTAGCAGAGACTCTACAGTCCAAGAGAGAGTGGAATGTCATTCTCAAACAATGGTGATATAATAACTGCTAGCCAAGAATCCTCCATCCAGCAAAGGTATCATTCGCATATGAAGAACAAATAAAGGCTCTCCCAGATAAAGAACAGCTGAGGGAGTTCAGCACCCAGAACTGTCTTATAAGCAAAGTTGAAGTGTTCTCTTCTACTTGAAATGAGAAGGCGAAAGTACCCAAAAGATTAAGTTGATAGGCAGAAACAGAAAACTTAAACTATATATCAGACTAAGGCAACttaatccaaaaaataaataaagaaccataaaaaatgggtagaggaccctcaatagacattttctcccaaggaagacatacaaattgccaacagacacatgaaaagaggcttaaCATCATtaatcttcagagaaacagaaaccaaaatgcAATGAGGCACACCTTCCACAGGAAGAACAGCTattatcaaagagaaaaatcaacaagttGATGAGGGCCACATGAGACCAGGAAATGATACACGGatttcaaaatttcttcttcTGCATTTATCAGAGAAATCAGAACTGCAGCACTTTATATTTGCACATTTTCTCTCCATGGACCATATCACTGTGCTTAGGAACTTGCCCATTATCCTGGCCACCATCtctgactcccacctccacacacccatgtaattcttcttttccaatctgttctTTTAAGATATGTTTCACATTcaccaccatcccaaagaaagcaaaaccATAACCTGTGCATATACTGTTACCTACTCTTTGTAGATTTGGGCAGCATTGTACTGACCACAAAGACCTATGACCACTTCATGGCCATCTGTCTAACTCTGCACTACCCTGTCCCCATGAACATCCCccaaccaccccacccccaccacacacacacactttgtggATTGCTGGTTCTGGTGTTTGGTGCATGAGTGCCCTACATTCTTTGTTACAAAGATTAACAGTGTTGCAAATGTCCTTCTGTATCTTCTTGGAATTCTGTACATTTCCTGTAAAAGCAAATAatagatccaactagtcaattgTGACACCTTTCTTAATGACACGATGATGTAATTTGAAACTGTTATATTTCAGGTTTACTGgactggttcctaattgggaaaggagtacatcagggctgtatatggtcactcttcttatttaactatgatgcagagtataccatgagaaatgctaggttggatgaagcacaagctagaatcaagtttgccaggcaaaatagcaataacctcagaagtgcagatgacaccacctttatggcagaaagtgaagaggagctaaagagcctcatgatgaaagtgaaagaggagagtgaaaaagcattcttagaactcaacattcaaaaaactaagatcatggcatctggttccatcacttcaagggaaagagatggggaaaaaatggaaacagtaagaaactattttcttaagctagaaaatcactgcagatggtgactgcagtcacgaaattaaaagacacttgctctttggaagaaaagttttgacaaatctcgacagtatattaaaaagcagggactttgctgaaaaaagtccatctagtcaaagctatggtttttccagtagtcatgtatggatgtgagagttggaacataaagaagtctGTACACTGAAGAtttgatacttctgaactgtggtgttggagaagactcttgagagtcccttggactacaaggagatgaaaaaagtcaatactaaaggaaaccaatcctgaattttcactggaagtattgatgctgaagctca is a window of Muntiacus reevesi chromosome 1, mMunRee1.1, whole genome shotgun sequence DNA encoding:
- the LOC136155662 gene encoding olfactory receptor 7A17-like translates to MEPKNLTRVSEFHLLGFSEEPELQPLIFGFFLTMYLITVIGNLLIILTVSSDSQLHTPMYFFLSNLSFVDICFTSTTIPKMLWNIETQSKLITFEGCITQVYFFTLFVVLDILLLTVMAYDRFVAICHPLHYTVIMNSQLCGLLVLVSWVISVLNSLLESLMVLHLAFCTVLEIPHFFCELNQMIQLACSDTFLNNMVMYSVALLLAGGPLTGIFYSYSKILFSIQGMSSAQGKYKAFSTCASHLAVVSLFYCTGLGVYLSSAVTHSSHSSATASVMYAVVTPMLNPFIYSLRNKDLKRGLKTLFEKVTVKCPLVLGPMIAELKASESRSRGIAIAEPVLWSPRSSAGEVSGVRSPPTAVRSSVPTSATRERPRRAMRSRGSQKYSK